From Streptomyces sp. TLI_235, a single genomic window includes:
- a CDS encoding condensin subunit ScpA yields MTSVPEPPDPAAPAAPAHAGPGEERGGFRVRLDNFEGPFDLLLSLIAKHRLDVTEVALSRVTDEFAAHIRAMGPDWDLDAATEFLVVAATLLDLKAARLLPAAEIEDEEDLALLEARDLLFARLLQYRAYKQAAALFAERWAAEQLTRPRSVGLEPHHALLLPEVVITIGPEGLARLAARATAPKPKPVVYVDHIHTPPVSVREQAEVVVDRLTALGSATFGRLVEDADNTLVVVARFLALLELYREKVLDFEQPDALGELLVHWVADTGLRVEVTDEFDRPPGEGADGRGKDGERQ; encoded by the coding sequence ATGACGAGCGTGCCCGAGCCCCCCGACCCGGCCGCCCCCGCCGCCCCGGCCCACGCCGGGCCGGGCGAGGAGCGCGGCGGCTTCCGGGTGCGGCTGGACAACTTCGAGGGCCCGTTCGACCTCCTGCTCAGCCTGATCGCCAAGCACCGCCTGGACGTCACCGAGGTGGCGCTCTCCAGGGTCACCGACGAGTTCGCCGCGCACATCCGGGCGATGGGCCCCGACTGGGACCTCGACGCGGCGACCGAGTTCCTGGTGGTCGCCGCCACCCTGCTCGACCTCAAGGCGGCCCGGCTGCTGCCCGCCGCCGAGATCGAGGACGAGGAGGACCTCGCCCTCCTGGAGGCCCGCGACCTGCTCTTCGCCCGGCTGCTGCAGTACCGCGCCTACAAGCAGGCGGCCGCCCTGTTCGCCGAGCGCTGGGCCGCCGAACAGCTGACGCGCCCACGCTCGGTCGGCCTGGAGCCGCACCACGCGCTGCTGCTGCCCGAGGTGGTGATCACCATCGGCCCGGAGGGGCTGGCCAGGCTGGCCGCCCGGGCGACGGCGCCGAAGCCGAAACCGGTGGTCTACGTCGACCACATCCACACCCCGCCGGTGAGCGTCCGCGAGCAGGCCGAGGTCGTCGTCGACCGGCTCACCGCGCTCGGCAGCGCGACCTTCGGCAGGCTGGTGGAGGACGCCGACAACACGCTGGTGGTGGTGGCCCGCTTCCTGGCCCTGCTGGAGCTGTACCGGGAGAAGGTGCTCGACTTCGAGCAGCCGGACGCGCTGGGCGAGCTGCTGGTGCACTGGGTCGCCGACACCGGACTGCGCGTCGAGGTGACCGACGAGTTCGACCGCCCGCCCGGCGAGGGCGCGGACGGTCGCGGCAAGGACGGAGAACGGCAGTGA
- a CDS encoding chromosome partitioning protein, with translation MNESTFAPGGGQPGLAELAAGQPNDEYARPATVGTAEIGSVAVRTFEARQSSATTGVDYDAELGAYGLSYADLGYGPYEDPDAEYEPDPEYAATLAPDAARQRRERVGPTGRPLPYFPIPAPVAEHGPAQIIAMCNQKGGVGKTTSTINLGAALAEYGRRVLLVDFDPQGALSVGLGVNPMELDVTVYNLLMERGLTADEVLLKTAVPGMDLLPSNIDLSAAEVQLVSEVARESALARALKPLLPDYDYVIIDCQPSLGLLTVNALTAAHSVIVPLECEFFALRGVALLTETIEKVCERLNPDLRLDGILATMYDSRTVHSREVLARVVEAFGDHVFHTVIGRTVRFPETTVAGEPITTYATNSVGAAAYRQLAREVLDRCRPAE, from the coding sequence GTGAATGAGTCGACATTTGCTCCCGGGGGTGGTCAGCCAGGACTGGCGGAGCTCGCCGCCGGACAGCCGAACGACGAGTACGCGCGGCCGGCGACGGTGGGTACGGCAGAGATCGGCTCGGTCGCGGTCCGCACCTTCGAGGCCCGCCAGAGCAGCGCCACGACCGGCGTCGACTACGACGCCGAGCTCGGCGCCTACGGCCTCTCCTACGCCGACCTGGGCTACGGCCCCTACGAGGACCCGGACGCCGAGTACGAGCCGGACCCGGAGTACGCCGCCACGCTGGCCCCCGACGCCGCCCGGCAGCGCCGCGAGCGGGTCGGCCCCACCGGCCGTCCGCTGCCGTACTTCCCGATCCCCGCGCCGGTGGCCGAGCACGGTCCCGCGCAGATCATCGCCATGTGCAACCAGAAGGGCGGCGTCGGCAAGACCACGTCGACCATCAACCTGGGTGCCGCGCTGGCCGAGTACGGCCGCCGGGTGCTGCTCGTCGACTTCGACCCGCAGGGCGCCCTCTCCGTCGGCCTCGGCGTGAACCCGATGGAACTCGACGTCACCGTCTACAACCTGCTCATGGAGCGGGGCCTGACGGCCGATGAGGTCCTGCTGAAGACCGCCGTCCCCGGCATGGACCTGCTGCCGTCCAACATCGACCTGTCGGCCGCCGAGGTACAGCTGGTCAGCGAGGTCGCCCGCGAGTCCGCGCTCGCCCGCGCCCTCAAGCCGCTGCTGCCCGACTACGACTACGTCATCATCGACTGCCAGCCGTCGCTCGGCCTGCTCACCGTCAACGCCCTGACGGCGGCTCACAGCGTCATCGTCCCGCTGGAGTGCGAGTTCTTCGCCCTGCGCGGCGTCGCGCTGCTCACCGAGACCATCGAGAAGGTCTGCGAGCGGCTCAACCCGGACCTGCGCCTCGACGGCATCCTCGCCACCATGTACGACTCCCGTACGGTGCACAGCCGCGAGGTGCTCGCCCGGGTGGTCGAGGCCTTCGGCGACCACGTCTTCCACACCGTCATCGGACGTACCGTCAGGTTCCCCGAGACCACCGTGGCCGGCGAGCCGATCACCACGTACGCGACCAACTCGGTCGGCGCCGCCGCCTACCGCCAGCTCGCCAGGGAGGTGCTCGACCGGTGCCGCCCCGCCGAGTGA
- a CDS encoding alanine dehydrogenase, giving the protein MRAARRSFPGRDPQARGTCLAVKVGIPREVKNHEYRVAITPAGVHELVRNGHEVFIEDNAGLGSSIPNEEYVAAGATILPTADEVWETADLLLKVKEPIAEEYHRLRKGQTVFTYLHLAADRAGTEALLASGTTAIAYETVQLANGALPLLAPMSEVAGRLAPQVGSYHLMRPAGGRGVLPGGVPGTHPAKCVVIGGGVSGWHAATIAIGMGYDVTLLDRDINKLREADRVFGTKVKAIASNAFELEKAVLEADLVIGAVLIPGAKAPKLVTNELVSRMKPGSVLVDIAIDQGGCFEDSKATTHAEPTFQVHNSVFYCVANMPGAVPNTSTYALTNATLPYIVELANRGWKEALRRDAALAKGLNVHEGQITYKAVADAFDLESVSLDSVLA; this is encoded by the coding sequence GTGCGCGCCGCCCGCCGGTCTTTCCCCGGCCGGGACCCCCAGGCAAGAGGGACGTGTTTAGCCGTGAAGGTCGGCATCCCCCGCGAGGTCAAGAACCACGAGTACCGCGTGGCCATCACGCCCGCCGGCGTGCATGAGCTCGTCCGCAACGGACACGAGGTCTTCATCGAGGACAACGCCGGTCTCGGCTCCTCGATCCCCAACGAGGAGTACGTGGCCGCCGGCGCCACCATCCTCCCCACGGCAGACGAGGTGTGGGAGACCGCAGACCTCCTGCTGAAGGTGAAGGAGCCCATCGCCGAGGAGTACCACCGCCTCCGCAAGGGCCAGACCGTCTTCACCTACCTGCACCTGGCGGCCGACCGCGCCGGCACCGAGGCGCTGCTCGCCTCCGGCACCACCGCGATCGCCTACGAGACCGTGCAGCTCGCCAACGGCGCCCTCCCGCTGCTCGCCCCGATGTCCGAGGTCGCGGGCCGGCTGGCCCCGCAGGTCGGCTCGTACCACCTGATGCGCCCGGCCGGCGGCCGCGGCGTGCTCCCCGGCGGCGTGCCCGGCACCCACCCGGCGAAGTGCGTCGTCATCGGCGGCGGCGTCTCCGGCTGGCACGCGGCGACCATCGCCATCGGCATGGGCTACGACGTGACCCTGCTCGACCGCGACATCAACAAGCTGCGCGAGGCCGACCGGGTCTTCGGCACCAAGGTGAAGGCCATCGCCTCCAACGCCTTCGAGCTGGAGAAGGCCGTCCTCGAGGCCGACCTGGTGATCGGCGCGGTGCTGATCCCGGGCGCCAAGGCCCCGAAGCTCGTCACCAACGAGCTGGTCTCCCGCATGAAGCCCGGCTCCGTGCTCGTCGACATCGCGATCGACCAGGGCGGCTGCTTCGAGGACTCGAAGGCGACCACGCACGCCGAGCCGACCTTCCAGGTCCACAACTCGGTCTTCTACTGCGTGGCCAACATGCCGGGCGCCGTCCCGAACACCTCCACCTACGCGCTCACCAACGCGACGCTGCCGTACATCGTCGAGCTGGCCAACCGTGGTTGGAAGGAGGCCCTGCGCCGCGACGCCGCGCTGGCCAAGGGCCTGAACGTGCACGAGGGCCAGATCACCTACAAGGCCGTCGCCGACGCCTTCGACCTGGAGTCCGTCTCCCTGGACAGCGTGCTCGCCTGA
- a CDS encoding tetratricopeptide repeat protein produces MARKTATIDERSAGPGAAGAADGLPPGPAAFAGRRAELAALTAAAGRTGGPDGTAARLVVLAGRPGSGRTALALRWARSVAARYPDGVLCARLTAPDGSRVPPGRTARRLLEQLGAVPAGLLPPAGPDGEDPACAALCAALADRRVLLLLDDTKDAAQLRPLLEAGPGTLLLAVTGGPLTGIEDVDPVILGGLDQASAVGLLGDLVGGTRISCDPVGAADLADACACRPAALRLTAVRLRADARAAVTDAAAELTAATGRTPSTPESAGDGPAGRRGANGKGGANGKGGRTGKGVEGGDGERRARDLLPADGPVPVPEGDPSGGAFELLYRTLTPARARMLRMLTLAPAQAADLRTASALVGCPAPEAAGLLADLAERELLAVEPPAADGTARYRVPGWLYPRLVELRAEADRPAEVELARARLLERLVRLVDSAQALLAPAAGPAPDPLPGPLRLRTADQAARWLDEEREHLLTAVGDAIGQGDLDGSAGRLVTALLRALPLTPATVPADLHRLHELVLEVAERAGKPRRAAAALLNLGDLQAAAGRWEQAAERYRAALDRARSAGDEAGCARALESAGGSYRALGDPVRAGDSYGRALALRQESGDAAGEARLLARVAEAHSAQRRFEEALREYRAAFGIFRRLGDERGAALVGQALDRLQRQLAGEWNHPIAE; encoded by the coding sequence GTGGCGAGGAAGACGGCGACCATCGACGAGAGGTCCGCCGGCCCCGGAGCGGCCGGGGCCGCGGACGGCCTGCCCCCCGGGCCCGCCGCCTTCGCCGGCCGCCGCGCCGAGCTCGCCGCCCTGACCGCCGCCGCCGGGCGGACCGGCGGCCCGGACGGCACCGCGGCCCGGCTGGTCGTCCTCGCGGGCCGGCCCGGCTCCGGGCGGACGGCGCTCGCCCTGCGCTGGGCCCGCTCGGTGGCCGCCCGGTACCCCGACGGCGTCCTCTGCGCCCGGCTGACCGCACCCGACGGCAGCCGCGTCCCGCCCGGCCGCACCGCCCGGCGGCTGCTGGAACAGCTGGGCGCCGTCCCAGCCGGTCTGCTGCCGCCCGCCGGGCCGGACGGCGAGGACCCGGCCTGCGCCGCCCTGTGCGCGGCTCTCGCCGACCGCCGGGTGCTGCTGCTGCTCGACGACACCAAGGACGCCGCCCAACTGCGGCCGCTGCTCGAGGCAGGCCCCGGCACGCTGCTGCTGGCCGTCACCGGCGGCCCGCTCACCGGAATCGAGGACGTCGACCCGGTGATCCTGGGCGGGCTCGACCAGGCCTCCGCCGTCGGCCTGCTCGGCGACCTGGTCGGCGGCACCCGGATCAGCTGCGACCCGGTCGGCGCCGCCGACCTCGCCGACGCCTGCGCCTGCCGCCCGGCCGCCCTGCGGCTCACCGCCGTCCGGCTGCGGGCCGACGCCCGCGCCGCGGTGACCGACGCGGCCGCCGAACTCACCGCCGCCACCGGCCGCACCCCGTCCACCCCCGAGAGCGCCGGCGACGGCCCGGCGGGCAGGCGGGGCGCCAACGGCAAGGGCGGCGCCAACGGCAAGGGCGGAAGGACCGGCAAGGGTGTCGAGGGCGGCGACGGCGAGCGTCGGGCCCGGGACCTGCTGCCCGCGGACGGCCCCGTCCCCGTCCCCGAGGGCGACCCGTCCGGCGGCGCCTTCGAACTGCTCTACCGCACCCTCACCCCGGCCCGGGCGCGGATGCTGCGCATGCTCACCCTGGCCCCCGCGCAGGCCGCCGACCTGCGCACCGCCTCCGCCCTGGTCGGCTGCCCGGCCCCGGAGGCGGCAGGCCTACTCGCCGACCTCGCCGAACGCGAGCTCCTCGCCGTCGAGCCGCCCGCCGCGGACGGCACCGCGCGCTACCGCGTCCCCGGCTGGCTGTACCCGAGGCTGGTGGAACTGCGCGCCGAGGCCGACCGGCCCGCCGAGGTCGAACTCGCCCGTGCCCGGCTGCTGGAGCGGCTCGTCCGGCTGGTCGACTCGGCCCAGGCGCTGCTCGCTCCCGCGGCGGGCCCGGCCCCCGATCCGCTGCCCGGGCCGCTGCGGCTGCGGACCGCCGACCAGGCCGCCCGCTGGCTCGACGAGGAGCGCGAGCACCTGCTCACCGCGGTCGGCGACGCCATCGGCCAGGGAGACCTCGACGGTTCGGCGGGTCGGCTGGTGACCGCCCTGCTGCGGGCGCTGCCGCTGACCCCGGCCACCGTCCCCGCCGATCTGCACCGGTTGCACGAGCTCGTCCTGGAGGTCGCCGAACGGGCCGGGAAGCCCCGGCGGGCTGCCGCGGCGCTGCTCAACCTCGGTGACCTGCAGGCCGCCGCGGGCCGCTGGGAGCAGGCCGCGGAACGGTACCGGGCCGCGCTGGACCGGGCCCGGTCGGCGGGCGACGAGGCCGGGTGCGCCCGCGCATTGGAGAGCGCGGGCGGGTCCTACCGGGCGCTCGGCGATCCGGTGCGCGCCGGTGATTCGTACGGCCGCGCGCTGGCCCTGCGGCAGGAGTCCGGCGACGCCGCGGGCGAGGCCCGGCTGCTCGCCCGGGTGGCCGAGGCGCACAGCGCGCAGCGCCGTTTCGAGGAGGCGCTGCGCGAGTACCGGGCGGCGTTCGGGATCTTCCGCCGGCTCGGCGACGAGCGCGGTGCGGCCCTGGTGGGACAGGCCCTGGACCGCCTCCAGCGGCAGCTGGCAGGCGAGTGGAATCACCCCATTGCGGAGTAG
- a CDS encoding ADP-ribose pyrophosphatase, which translates to MDFQQQIRDAAEQWPVRAGETPFKGRVTGVRTEEVQMPDGSWARRDYQTHPGSVSVLAVDDRQRVLILRQYRHPVRQRLWELPAGLLDVPGENPLHAAQRELYEEAHCKAGEWRVLVDFYTSPGGTDEALRLFLATDLSEADGDRYEAHGEELEIETARVPLEELIGLVLAGRLHNPTLITGTLALHAALTGAGLDSLRPADSPWPARPFRQD; encoded by the coding sequence ATGGACTTTCAGCAGCAGATCCGGGACGCCGCCGAACAGTGGCCCGTCCGGGCCGGCGAGACCCCGTTCAAGGGTCGGGTCACCGGGGTGCGCACCGAGGAGGTGCAGATGCCCGACGGCTCCTGGGCGCGCCGCGACTACCAGACCCACCCGGGCTCGGTCTCCGTTCTCGCCGTCGACGACCGGCAGCGCGTGCTGATCCTGCGCCAGTACCGCCACCCCGTCCGCCAGCGGCTCTGGGAGCTGCCGGCCGGCCTGCTGGACGTGCCCGGGGAGAACCCGCTGCACGCCGCCCAGCGCGAGCTCTACGAGGAGGCGCACTGCAAGGCCGGCGAGTGGCGGGTGCTGGTCGACTTCTACACCTCGCCCGGCGGCACCGACGAGGCGCTGCGGCTCTTCCTCGCCACCGATCTCTCGGAGGCCGACGGTGACCGCTACGAGGCGCACGGCGAGGAACTGGAGATCGAGACCGCCCGGGTGCCGCTGGAGGAGCTGATCGGGCTCGTCCTGGCCGGCCGGCTGCACAACCCCACCCTGATCACCGGCACCCTCGCCCTGCACGCCGCCCTGACCGGCGCCGGACTGGACTCGCTGCGCCCCGCCGACTCCCCGTGGCCGGCCCGGCCCTTCCGCCAGGACTGA
- a CDS encoding CTP synthase: protein MAQPHSGKSAAGRAVTTKHLFVTGGVASSLGKGLTASSLGALLKARGLRVTMQKLDPYLNVDPGTMNPFQHGEVFVTDDGAETDLDIGHYERFLDTNLHGSANVTTGQVYSTVIAKERRGEYLGDTVQVIPHITNEIKSRIRRMATEDVDVVITEVGGTVGDIESLPFLEAVRQVRHEVGRDNVFFVHVSLLPYIGPSGELKTKPTQHSVAALRNIGIQPDAIVLRADREVPQAIKRKISLMCDVDEEAVVAAIDAKSIYDIPKVLHGEGLDAYVVRRLDLPFRDVDWTTWDDLLRRVHEPQHIVKVALVGKYIDLPDAYLSVTEALRAGGFANNARVEIKWVTSDDCLTPEGAREQLGDVDAVCIPGGFGDRGVDGKVAAITYARENKLPLLGLCLGLQCVVIEAARNLAGLPEANSTEFEPAAKYPVISTMAEQLAIVDGKGDLGGTMRLGLYPAKLAEGSIVREVYDGEQYVEERHRHRYEVNNAFRADLEKTGLQFSGLSPKGDLVEYVEYPREVHPYLVATQAHPELKSRPTRPHPLFAGLVAAAIKIKTGA, encoded by the coding sequence TTGGCACAGCCCCATTCCGGTAAGTCGGCCGCAGGCCGCGCCGTGACGACCAAGCACCTCTTCGTCACCGGGGGTGTCGCCTCGTCGCTCGGCAAGGGCCTCACCGCCTCCAGCCTGGGCGCGCTGCTCAAGGCGCGCGGCCTGCGCGTGACGATGCAGAAGCTCGACCCGTACCTCAACGTGGACCCGGGCACCATGAACCCGTTCCAGCACGGTGAGGTCTTCGTCACCGACGACGGTGCCGAGACCGACCTCGACATCGGCCACTACGAGCGGTTCCTCGACACCAACCTGCACGGCTCCGCGAACGTCACCACCGGCCAGGTGTACTCGACCGTCATCGCCAAGGAGCGCCGCGGCGAGTACCTGGGCGACACCGTCCAGGTCATCCCGCACATCACCAACGAGATCAAGTCCCGGATCCGCCGGATGGCGACCGAGGACGTCGACGTCGTCATCACCGAGGTCGGCGGAACCGTCGGCGACATCGAGTCGCTGCCCTTCCTGGAGGCCGTCCGCCAGGTCCGCCACGAGGTCGGCCGGGACAACGTCTTCTTCGTGCACGTCTCCCTGCTGCCGTACATCGGCCCCTCGGGCGAGCTGAAGACCAAGCCCACCCAGCACTCCGTCGCCGCGCTGCGCAACATCGGCATCCAGCCCGACGCGATCGTGCTGCGCGCCGACCGCGAGGTCCCGCAGGCCATCAAGCGCAAGATCTCGCTGATGTGCGACGTGGACGAGGAGGCCGTGGTCGCGGCCATCGACGCCAAGTCGATCTACGACATCCCGAAGGTGCTGCACGGCGAGGGCCTGGACGCCTACGTGGTGCGCCGCCTCGACCTGCCGTTCCGCGACGTCGACTGGACCACCTGGGACGACCTGCTGCGCCGCGTCCACGAGCCGCAGCACATCGTCAAGGTCGCCCTGGTCGGCAAGTACATCGACCTGCCCGACGCCTACCTGTCGGTGACCGAGGCGCTGCGCGCCGGCGGCTTCGCCAACAACGCCCGCGTCGAGATCAAGTGGGTCACCTCGGACGACTGCCTCACCCCCGAGGGCGCCCGCGAGCAGCTCGGCGACGTGGACGCGGTCTGCATCCCCGGCGGCTTCGGCGACCGCGGTGTGGACGGCAAGGTCGCCGCGATCACCTACGCCCGCGAGAACAAGCTGCCGCTGCTCGGCCTCTGCCTCGGCCTGCAGTGCGTGGTCATCGAGGCCGCCCGCAACCTGGCCGGCCTGCCCGAGGCGAACTCCACCGAGTTCGAGCCGGCCGCCAAGTACCCGGTCATCTCGACCATGGCCGAGCAGCTCGCCATCGTCGACGGCAAGGGCGACCTCGGCGGCACCATGCGCCTCGGCCTCTACCCGGCGAAGCTCGCCGAGGGCTCGATCGTCCGCGAGGTCTACGACGGCGAGCAGTACGTCGAGGAGCGCCACCGCCACCGCTACGAGGTCAACAACGCCTTCCGCGCCGACCTCGAGAAGACCGGCCTGCAGTTCTCCGGCCTCTCGCCCAAGGGCGACCTGGTCGAGTACGTCGAGTACCCGCGCGAGGTCCACCCCTACCTGGTCGCCACCCAGGCGCACCCGGAGCTCAAGTCCCGCCCGACCCGCCCGCACCCGCTGTTCGCGGGCCTGGTCGCCGCGGCCATCAAGATCAAGACCGGGGCGTAG